From a single Macrobrachium rosenbergii isolate ZJJX-2024 chromosome 9, ASM4041242v1, whole genome shotgun sequence genomic region:
- the Non2 gene encoding uncharacterized protein Non2 isoform X11 → MVSISRETLKSEIAQILKGADLDTLSAKKVRQQLEQKLGVDLSSRKKDIDEIIMADVEQANSHSEEEVSETEVTKGKNDSDSEAEPEQKVGDDDDDDYEPGAKKVKKPKAKKRKASDDEDDSDEEWGKKKKVLAAESPKKAGGGGGGGRGKASAFTKSFKLSDELAAVVGADVMPRHEVVKKLWAVIKERNLQDPGNKQFAICDDQLFKVIGVKRFRTFGMMKHLKNHFLEAA, encoded by the exons ATGGTTTCGATCAGCCGAGAAACCCTCAAGAGCGAAATCGCCC AAATCTTAAAAGGTGCCGATCTCGACACGCTTTCAGCAAAGAAAGTTCGACAGCAGTTGGAACAAAAACTAGGTGTTGATCTCTCCAGTAGGAAGAAGGATATCGACGAAATAATAATGGCTGATGTTGAGCAAGCTAACTCCCACTCTGAAGAAGAAGTCTCAGAGACCGAGGTAACCAAGGGCAAGAATGACTCAGACTCAGAGGCTGAGCCTGAG CAGAaggttggtgatgatgatgatgatgactatgaGCCTGGGGCAAAGAAAGTGAAGAAGCCCAAGGCTAAGAAAAGGAAAGCCTCTGATGACGAAGACGATTCCGATGAAGAgtggggaaagaagaagaaggtactTGCAGCTGAA TCGCCAAAGAAGGCTGGAGGTGGAGGCGGCGGAGGACGTGGGAAAGCTTCAGCTTTCACAAAGTCTTTCAAGCTTTCTGATGAGCTGGCAGCTGTTGTGGGCGCAGATGTGATGCCCCGCCATGAAGTGGTTAAAAAGCTGTGGGCTGTCATCAAAGAACGCAACCTCCAAGATCCAGGCAATAAGCAGTTTGCCATTTGTGATGACCAGCTCTTCAAAGTGATTG
- the Non2 gene encoding uncharacterized protein Non2 isoform X15 gives MVSISRETLKSEIAQILKGADLDTLSAKKVRQQLEQKLGVDLSSRKKDIDEIIMADVEQANSHSEEEVSETEQKVGDDDDDDYEPGAKKVKKPKAKKRKASDDEDDSDEEWGKKKKVLAAESPKKAGGGGGGGRGKASAFTKSFKLSDELAAVVGADVMPRHEVVKKLWAVIKERNLQDPGNKQFAICDDQLFKVIGVKRFRTFGMMKHLKNHFLEAA, from the exons ATGGTTTCGATCAGCCGAGAAACCCTCAAGAGCGAAATCGCCC AAATCTTAAAAGGTGCCGATCTCGACACGCTTTCAGCAAAGAAAGTTCGACAGCAGTTGGAACAAAAACTAGGTGTTGATCTCTCCAGTAGGAAGAAGGATATCGACGAAATAATAATGGCTGATGTTGAGCAAGCTAACTCCCACTCTGAAGAAGAAGTCTCAGAGACCGAG CAGAaggttggtgatgatgatgatgatgactatgaGCCTGGGGCAAAGAAAGTGAAGAAGCCCAAGGCTAAGAAAAGGAAAGCCTCTGATGACGAAGACGATTCCGATGAAGAgtggggaaagaagaagaaggtactTGCAGCTGAA TCGCCAAAGAAGGCTGGAGGTGGAGGCGGCGGAGGACGTGGGAAAGCTTCAGCTTTCACAAAGTCTTTCAAGCTTTCTGATGAGCTGGCAGCTGTTGTGGGCGCAGATGTGATGCCCCGCCATGAAGTGGTTAAAAAGCTGTGGGCTGTCATCAAAGAACGCAACCTCCAAGATCCAGGCAATAAGCAGTTTGCCATTTGTGATGACCAGCTCTTCAAAGTGATTG
- the Non2 gene encoding uncharacterized protein Non2 isoform X14, translating into MVSISRETLKSEIAQILKGADLDTLSAKKVRQQLEQKLGVDLSSRKKDIDEIIMADVEQANSHSEEEVSETEVTKGKNDSDSEAEPEKVGDDDDDDYEPGAKKVKKPKAKKRKASDDEDDSDEEWGKKKKSPKKAGGGGGGGRGKASAFTKSFKLSDELAAVVGADVMPRHEVVKKLWAVIKERNLQDPGNKQFAICDDQLFKVIGVKRFRTFGMMKHLKNHFLEAA; encoded by the exons ATGGTTTCGATCAGCCGAGAAACCCTCAAGAGCGAAATCGCCC AAATCTTAAAAGGTGCCGATCTCGACACGCTTTCAGCAAAGAAAGTTCGACAGCAGTTGGAACAAAAACTAGGTGTTGATCTCTCCAGTAGGAAGAAGGATATCGACGAAATAATAATGGCTGATGTTGAGCAAGCTAACTCCCACTCTGAAGAAGAAGTCTCAGAGACCGAGGTAACCAAGGGCAAGAATGACTCAGACTCAGAGGCTGAGCCTGAG AaggttggtgatgatgatgatgatgactatgaGCCTGGGGCAAAGAAAGTGAAGAAGCCCAAGGCTAAGAAAAGGAAAGCCTCTGATGACGAAGACGATTCCGATGAAGAgtggggaaagaagaagaag TCGCCAAAGAAGGCTGGAGGTGGAGGCGGCGGAGGACGTGGGAAAGCTTCAGCTTTCACAAAGTCTTTCAAGCTTTCTGATGAGCTGGCAGCTGTTGTGGGCGCAGATGTGATGCCCCGCCATGAAGTGGTTAAAAAGCTGTGGGCTGTCATCAAAGAACGCAACCTCCAAGATCCAGGCAATAAGCAGTTTGCCATTTGTGATGACCAGCTCTTCAAAGTGATTG
- the Non2 gene encoding uncharacterized protein Non2 isoform X13: MVSISRETLKSEIAQILKGADLDTLSAKKVRQQLEQKLGVDLSSRKKDIDEIIMADVEQANSHSEEEVSETEVTKGKNDSDSEAEPEQKVGDDDDDDYEPGAKKVKKPKAKKRKASDDEDDSDEEWGKKKKSPKKAGGGGGGGRGKASAFTKSFKLSDELAAVVGADVMPRHEVVKKLWAVIKERNLQDPGNKQFAICDDQLFKVIGVKRFRTFGMMKHLKNHFLEAA; this comes from the exons ATGGTTTCGATCAGCCGAGAAACCCTCAAGAGCGAAATCGCCC AAATCTTAAAAGGTGCCGATCTCGACACGCTTTCAGCAAAGAAAGTTCGACAGCAGTTGGAACAAAAACTAGGTGTTGATCTCTCCAGTAGGAAGAAGGATATCGACGAAATAATAATGGCTGATGTTGAGCAAGCTAACTCCCACTCTGAAGAAGAAGTCTCAGAGACCGAGGTAACCAAGGGCAAGAATGACTCAGACTCAGAGGCTGAGCCTGAG CAGAaggttggtgatgatgatgatgatgactatgaGCCTGGGGCAAAGAAAGTGAAGAAGCCCAAGGCTAAGAAAAGGAAAGCCTCTGATGACGAAGACGATTCCGATGAAGAgtggggaaagaagaagaag TCGCCAAAGAAGGCTGGAGGTGGAGGCGGCGGAGGACGTGGGAAAGCTTCAGCTTTCACAAAGTCTTTCAAGCTTTCTGATGAGCTGGCAGCTGTTGTGGGCGCAGATGTGATGCCCCGCCATGAAGTGGTTAAAAAGCTGTGGGCTGTCATCAAAGAACGCAACCTCCAAGATCCAGGCAATAAGCAGTTTGCCATTTGTGATGACCAGCTCTTCAAAGTGATTG
- the Non2 gene encoding uncharacterized protein Non2 isoform X12, with the protein MVSISRETLKSEIAQILKGADLDTLSAKKVRQQLEQKLGVDLSSRKKDIDEIIMADVEQANSHSEEEVSETEVTKGKNDSDSEAEPEKVGDDDDDDYEPGAKKVKKPKAKKRKASDDEDDSDEEWGKKKKVLAAESPKKAGGGGGGGRGKASAFTKSFKLSDELAAVVGADVMPRHEVVKKLWAVIKERNLQDPGNKQFAICDDQLFKVIGVKRFRTFGMMKHLKNHFLEAA; encoded by the exons ATGGTTTCGATCAGCCGAGAAACCCTCAAGAGCGAAATCGCCC AAATCTTAAAAGGTGCCGATCTCGACACGCTTTCAGCAAAGAAAGTTCGACAGCAGTTGGAACAAAAACTAGGTGTTGATCTCTCCAGTAGGAAGAAGGATATCGACGAAATAATAATGGCTGATGTTGAGCAAGCTAACTCCCACTCTGAAGAAGAAGTCTCAGAGACCGAGGTAACCAAGGGCAAGAATGACTCAGACTCAGAGGCTGAGCCTGAG AaggttggtgatgatgatgatgatgactatgaGCCTGGGGCAAAGAAAGTGAAGAAGCCCAAGGCTAAGAAAAGGAAAGCCTCTGATGACGAAGACGATTCCGATGAAGAgtggggaaagaagaagaaggtactTGCAGCTGAA TCGCCAAAGAAGGCTGGAGGTGGAGGCGGCGGAGGACGTGGGAAAGCTTCAGCTTTCACAAAGTCTTTCAAGCTTTCTGATGAGCTGGCAGCTGTTGTGGGCGCAGATGTGATGCCCCGCCATGAAGTGGTTAAAAAGCTGTGGGCTGTCATCAAAGAACGCAACCTCCAAGATCCAGGCAATAAGCAGTTTGCCATTTGTGATGACCAGCTCTTCAAAGTGATTG
- the Non2 gene encoding uncharacterized protein Non2 isoform X16 has translation MVSISRETLKSEIAQILKGADLDTLSAKKVRQQLEQKLGVDLSSRKKDIDEIIMADVEQANSHSEEEVSETEKVGDDDDDDYEPGAKKVKKPKAKKRKASDDEDDSDEEWGKKKKVLAAESPKKAGGGGGGGRGKASAFTKSFKLSDELAAVVGADVMPRHEVVKKLWAVIKERNLQDPGNKQFAICDDQLFKVIGVKRFRTFGMMKHLKNHFLEAA, from the exons ATGGTTTCGATCAGCCGAGAAACCCTCAAGAGCGAAATCGCCC AAATCTTAAAAGGTGCCGATCTCGACACGCTTTCAGCAAAGAAAGTTCGACAGCAGTTGGAACAAAAACTAGGTGTTGATCTCTCCAGTAGGAAGAAGGATATCGACGAAATAATAATGGCTGATGTTGAGCAAGCTAACTCCCACTCTGAAGAAGAAGTCTCAGAGACCGAG AaggttggtgatgatgatgatgatgactatgaGCCTGGGGCAAAGAAAGTGAAGAAGCCCAAGGCTAAGAAAAGGAAAGCCTCTGATGACGAAGACGATTCCGATGAAGAgtggggaaagaagaagaaggtactTGCAGCTGAA TCGCCAAAGAAGGCTGGAGGTGGAGGCGGCGGAGGACGTGGGAAAGCTTCAGCTTTCACAAAGTCTTTCAAGCTTTCTGATGAGCTGGCAGCTGTTGTGGGCGCAGATGTGATGCCCCGCCATGAAGTGGTTAAAAAGCTGTGGGCTGTCATCAAAGAACGCAACCTCCAAGATCCAGGCAATAAGCAGTTTGCCATTTGTGATGACCAGCTCTTCAAAGTGATTG
- the Non2 gene encoding uncharacterized protein Non2 isoform X5 — MVSISRETLKSEIAREYLPDDLLDFDFAPDLYTLVPRQPWTLLVLEILKGADLDTLSAKKVRQQLEQKLGVDLSSRKKDIDEIIMADVEQANSHSEEEVSETEVTKGKNDSDSEAEPEQKVGDDDDDDYEPGAKKVKKPKAKKRKASDDEDDSDEEWGKKKKVLAAESPKKAGGGGGGGRGKASAFTKSFKLSDELAAVVGADVMPRHEVVKKLWAVIKERNLQDPGNKQFAICDDQLFKVIGVKRFRTFGMMKHLKNHFLEAA; from the exons ATGGTTTCGATCAGCCGAGAAACCCTCAAGAGCGAAATCGCCCGTGAGTATTTACCCGACGATCTTTTAGACTTTGATTTTGCACCAGACTTATATACGTTGGTGCCCCGACAGCCATGGACATTGTTGGTTTTGG AAATCTTAAAAGGTGCCGATCTCGACACGCTTTCAGCAAAGAAAGTTCGACAGCAGTTGGAACAAAAACTAGGTGTTGATCTCTCCAGTAGGAAGAAGGATATCGACGAAATAATAATGGCTGATGTTGAGCAAGCTAACTCCCACTCTGAAGAAGAAGTCTCAGAGACCGAGGTAACCAAGGGCAAGAATGACTCAGACTCAGAGGCTGAGCCTGAG CAGAaggttggtgatgatgatgatgatgactatgaGCCTGGGGCAAAGAAAGTGAAGAAGCCCAAGGCTAAGAAAAGGAAAGCCTCTGATGACGAAGACGATTCCGATGAAGAgtggggaaagaagaagaaggtactTGCAGCTGAA TCGCCAAAGAAGGCTGGAGGTGGAGGCGGCGGAGGACGTGGGAAAGCTTCAGCTTTCACAAAGTCTTTCAAGCTTTCTGATGAGCTGGCAGCTGTTGTGGGCGCAGATGTGATGCCCCGCCATGAAGTGGTTAAAAAGCTGTGGGCTGTCATCAAAGAACGCAACCTCCAAGATCCAGGCAATAAGCAGTTTGCCATTTGTGATGACCAGCTCTTCAAAGTGATTG
- the Non2 gene encoding uncharacterized protein Non2 isoform X10, with amino-acid sequence MVSISRETLKSEIAREYLPDDLLDFDFAPDLYTLVPRQPWTLLVLEILKGADLDTLSAKKVRQQLEQKLGVDLSSRKKDIDEIIMADVEQANSHSEEEVSETEQKVGDDDDDDYEPGAKKVKKPKAKKRKASDDEDDSDEEWGKKKKVLAAESPKKAGGGGGGGRGKASAFTKSFKLSDELAAVVGADVMPRHEVVKKLWAVIKERNLQDPGNKQFAICDDQLFKVIGVKRFRTFGMMKHLKNHFLEAA; translated from the exons ATGGTTTCGATCAGCCGAGAAACCCTCAAGAGCGAAATCGCCCGTGAGTATTTACCCGACGATCTTTTAGACTTTGATTTTGCACCAGACTTATATACGTTGGTGCCCCGACAGCCATGGACATTGTTGGTTTTGG AAATCTTAAAAGGTGCCGATCTCGACACGCTTTCAGCAAAGAAAGTTCGACAGCAGTTGGAACAAAAACTAGGTGTTGATCTCTCCAGTAGGAAGAAGGATATCGACGAAATAATAATGGCTGATGTTGAGCAAGCTAACTCCCACTCTGAAGAAGAAGTCTCAGAGACCGAG CAGAaggttggtgatgatgatgatgatgactatgaGCCTGGGGCAAAGAAAGTGAAGAAGCCCAAGGCTAAGAAAAGGAAAGCCTCTGATGACGAAGACGATTCCGATGAAGAgtggggaaagaagaagaaggtactTGCAGCTGAA TCGCCAAAGAAGGCTGGAGGTGGAGGCGGCGGAGGACGTGGGAAAGCTTCAGCTTTCACAAAGTCTTTCAAGCTTTCTGATGAGCTGGCAGCTGTTGTGGGCGCAGATGTGATGCCCCGCCATGAAGTGGTTAAAAAGCTGTGGGCTGTCATCAAAGAACGCAACCTCCAAGATCCAGGCAATAAGCAGTTTGCCATTTGTGATGACCAGCTCTTCAAAGTGATTG